From Paenibacillus graminis, a single genomic window includes:
- a CDS encoding SIS domain-containing protein: protein MNVNQVVQSIREKVAEGISEVYFVACGGSLVDMYPSKYFLDSEAKKLVAGLYTANEFVHALPKRLGAQSVVIVCSHGGNTPESVAAAQAAKEHGAHTIGLTHNKEAALLNYSDYSFLYEWGDDSNVKNNPMAIILDLAAQLLHVVEGYAHAEAFQKGLETINGIINQGKKQVAPRARVFADKYRNEELYYILTSGASYGHAYGFAICSLMEMQWLHAAAIHSGEYFHGPFEVTDKETPFILMMNEGRTRELDERARTFLNQYAEKVEVIDAKELGIGTIADEVVEFFNPVLFYSIICVYREALAEVRNHPLETRRYMGKVAY, encoded by the coding sequence ATGAATGTAAATCAGGTTGTCCAGAGTATCCGTGAAAAAGTGGCTGAAGGAATTTCTGAGGTATATTTTGTAGCTTGCGGGGGTTCACTGGTCGATATGTATCCTTCCAAGTATTTTCTTGATAGTGAAGCGAAGAAGCTGGTAGCAGGACTTTATACAGCGAATGAATTCGTTCATGCATTGCCTAAACGTCTGGGTGCGCAATCGGTAGTCATCGTTTGTTCCCATGGCGGAAATACGCCGGAATCGGTAGCTGCGGCGCAAGCAGCCAAAGAGCATGGAGCCCATACCATTGGCCTAACCCACAACAAGGAAGCCGCATTACTGAATTACTCCGATTATTCCTTCCTGTATGAATGGGGAGATGACAGCAATGTCAAAAACAATCCGATGGCTATCATTCTGGATCTCGCTGCTCAATTGCTGCATGTGGTTGAAGGGTATGCGCATGCTGAAGCTTTTCAAAAAGGCTTAGAAACCATCAACGGCATTATTAACCAGGGTAAAAAGCAGGTCGCTCCGCGTGCCCGTGTTTTTGCCGACAAGTACCGCAATGAGGAGCTTTACTATATCTTGACGAGTGGAGCATCCTACGGACATGCTTACGGCTTTGCGATCTGCTCGCTGATGGAAATGCAATGGCTGCATGCTGCGGCTATTCACTCCGGTGAGTACTTCCATGGTCCATTTGAAGTGACGGATAAAGAAACACCGTTCATTCTGATGATGAATGAAGGCCGTACCCGTGAGCTGGATGAACGTGCCCGGACCTTCCTGAATCAGTATGCGGAGAAAGTCGAAGTGATTGATGCCAAGGAGCTTGGAATTGGTACGATTGCCGACGAGGTTGTGGAATTCTTCAATCCGGTACTATTCTACAGCATCATTTGTGTCTATCGCGAGGCGCTTGCCGAAGTAAGAAATCATCCGCTGGAAACCCGCCGTTACATGGGGAAAGTAGCCTACTAA
- a CDS encoding alpha/beta hydrolase produces the protein MKRKEEGTDKRMGKPLRIILKTIGAIAALIVLFMAIVFTVNIISNKSELGKIKPYGQLVPVDGKKMNVLIQGSGDETIVLLPGAGTPAPGLDFKPLIDELSPFYKMVVVEPFGYGLSDETDKERSTENIVSEVHEALQQLNIKRYVLMGHSIAGIYSLSYVNKYPNEVIAFAGIDSSVPTQGGMDAELPLKTLAFLQKSGLLRLVNSLNDPYASSAFDDQTKEQMLMLANKVGNNATLLNEMKHISSNFREAQKLKFPETFPVILLVQADNKGVKNWIPLHEEQAKESKYGKVMTLEGGHYLHHTRSKEIAENFRKYMDEIKK, from the coding sequence ATGAAACGAAAAGAAGAGGGAACGGACAAGAGGATGGGCAAGCCCCTTCGCATAATTCTAAAAACCATAGGAGCTATAGCGGCATTAATAGTCCTTTTTATGGCTATTGTGTTTACCGTTAATATTATAAGCAACAAATCGGAGCTTGGAAAAATAAAACCCTATGGCCAGCTGGTGCCTGTGGACGGCAAAAAGATGAATGTTCTGATTCAAGGGAGCGGGGATGAAACCATTGTGCTTCTGCCTGGTGCCGGAACCCCTGCGCCGGGTCTTGATTTTAAGCCGCTAATTGATGAACTGTCTCCATTCTACAAAATGGTTGTGGTTGAGCCCTTTGGGTATGGTTTAAGTGATGAAACGGATAAAGAGCGCAGCACAGAGAATATTGTCAGTGAAGTTCATGAGGCACTGCAACAGTTGAACATCAAACGTTATGTTTTGATGGGCCACTCCATTGCAGGCATTTACAGCCTGAGTTATGTGAATAAATATCCAAATGAAGTGATTGCTTTTGCCGGAATCGACAGCAGTGTACCCACACAAGGGGGAATGGATGCTGAATTACCATTAAAAACGTTGGCCTTTCTCCAAAAATCAGGGCTTTTACGATTGGTCAATAGTTTGAACGACCCCTATGCTTCCTCAGCCTTTGACGATCAAACCAAGGAACAAATGTTAATGCTGGCGAATAAAGTCGGAAATAATGCCACTCTGTTGAATGAAATGAAACATATTTCTTCTAATTTTAGAGAGGCCCAAAAGTTAAAATTCCCAGAAACGTTTCCTGTGATCTTGTTAGTGCAAGCGGACAATAAAGGCGTTAAAAACTGGATACCGCTGCATGAAGAACAAGCCAAAGAATCCAAATATGGAAAGGTGATGACTCTCGAAGGGGGACACTATTTACATCATACCCGTTCTAAGGAAATTGCTGAAAATTTCAGAAAATACATGGATGAAATAAAAAAATAA
- a CDS encoding sensor histidine kinase, translated as MIKSLYTRVVLTYLGSVIGGTIIALLVATWVYFDQFNENLKTNLLYFGQDIVRMYESFPLQEVDNYLSDMKQLNYYIRVYEGTGQFQSYGTLNGSHVSPITMDQVKAVLAGEVIQVTGVEKSLLGLPLTTKTGKKALFVNAIAPPSATFFVSWIFNFAAYSLIAGSLFILVAAMFLVRPIKELTKATRQIATGDFNVKLNIKQKGELGTLARSFEDMMHDLQQLEQMRRDFVSNVSHEVQSPLTSISGYAKALKQVNLAEPERSRYLDIIIAEAERMSKMSDSLLKLSLLESQTLQLGLSTFGLDEQIRRVIVALQPQWSARNIRFELNLNAVRLMADYDQLNQVWTNLIGNGIKFSMDGGVINVSIQQDINNVIVRISDTGIGISPEDQKLIFERFFKADRSHSRKYGGSGMGLAIVKQIISLHQGEIRVESEPGRGTTFIVILPMSAPADQSDD; from the coding sequence ATGATCAAATCCTTATACACACGGGTCGTCCTGACCTATCTGGGCTCCGTAATCGGGGGCACAATCATTGCTTTACTGGTGGCAACTTGGGTATATTTTGACCAGTTTAACGAAAACTTAAAAACCAACTTGCTTTATTTTGGCCAGGATATCGTCCGGATGTACGAGTCATTCCCATTACAAGAAGTAGACAATTACCTAAGTGACATGAAACAGCTCAATTATTATATTCGGGTATATGAAGGAACGGGGCAGTTCCAATCCTACGGTACGCTTAACGGAAGCCATGTTTCCCCAATCACTATGGATCAAGTTAAGGCGGTACTGGCCGGAGAAGTAATTCAAGTAACCGGTGTGGAAAAGAGCCTTCTGGGGTTGCCGTTGACAACGAAAACGGGAAAAAAAGCGCTGTTTGTGAACGCGATTGCTCCCCCTTCCGCTACCTTTTTCGTCAGTTGGATTTTTAACTTTGCAGCCTATTCTCTGATCGCAGGCAGTCTATTCATTCTGGTTGCCGCCATGTTCCTGGTCAGGCCGATCAAGGAGCTGACCAAAGCGACCAGGCAGATAGCCACTGGAGATTTCAACGTCAAGCTGAATATTAAGCAAAAGGGTGAGCTGGGCACGTTGGCCCGCAGCTTTGAAGACATGATGCACGATCTGCAGCAGCTGGAGCAGATGCGCAGGGACTTTGTATCGAATGTGTCTCACGAAGTCCAGTCGCCGCTCACCTCGATATCCGGTTATGCTAAAGCGCTCAAGCAAGTAAACCTTGCAGAGCCTGAGCGAAGCCGTTATCTCGATATTATCATCGCTGAGGCCGAGCGGATGTCCAAAATGAGCGATAGCCTGCTCAAGCTAAGCTTGCTTGAATCACAGACACTGCAATTGGGGCTCAGTACGTTCGGTCTTGATGAACAGATTAGACGGGTTATTGTCGCGCTTCAGCCGCAATGGTCGGCCCGGAATATCCGTTTCGAGCTCAATTTGAATGCCGTTCGGCTAATGGCTGATTATGACCAATTAAACCAGGTATGGACGAACCTTATCGGCAACGGCATCAAGTTTTCTATGGATGGCGGCGTGATTAACGTCAGCATCCAACAGGATATCAACAACGTGATCGTCCGGATCTCCGACACGGGCATAGGGATTTCCCCCGAAGACCAAAAGCTTATATTTGAACGTTTTTTTAAGGCAGACCGTTCGCACAGCCGCAAGTACGGCGGCAGCGGTATGGGACTTGCCATTGTGAAACAGATCATATCGCTTCATCAAGGCGAAATCCGGGTGGAGAGCGAGCCCGGCCGGGGCACAACTTTCATTGTGATTTTGCCAATGTCAGCGCCTGCGGATCAGTCGGATGATTAG
- a CDS encoding response regulator transcription factor: MPTILVADDDANIRELVSLFLRNDGFQTAEAADGKEALSVYSSTQADLVVLDIMMPVMDGWTLCKELRRINPDLPLLMLTARGETWEKVKGFELGTDDYLTKPFDPLELTARVRALLKRYRIGSEQKIQFGNVILDRQTYKVMRGTESLTLPLKEFELLYKLAATPGQVYTRGQLIDQIWGIDYAVDDRTVDVHIKRLRERFAATPDFRIETVRGLGYRLEAHE; encoded by the coding sequence ATGCCTACTATATTGGTTGCTGACGATGATGCGAACATTCGCGAGCTCGTAAGTTTATTTCTCCGCAATGACGGATTCCAGACAGCCGAAGCTGCGGACGGCAAGGAAGCGCTGAGCGTATATAGCTCGACGCAAGCCGATCTTGTCGTGCTGGATATCATGATGCCGGTTATGGATGGATGGACGTTATGCAAGGAGCTCAGACGGATTAATCCTGATCTTCCGCTGCTTATGCTGACGGCGAGAGGCGAAACCTGGGAGAAAGTGAAAGGCTTCGAGCTTGGGACGGATGATTATTTGACGAAGCCTTTCGATCCGCTCGAATTGACGGCGCGTGTCCGGGCATTACTGAAACGATACCGGATTGGCTCCGAACAGAAGATTCAATTCGGCAATGTCATCCTTGACCGGCAGACCTATAAGGTGATGAGAGGAACGGAGTCGCTTACGCTGCCGCTGAAGGAGTTCGAATTGCTGTATAAGCTGGCTGCAACACCCGGACAAGTCTATACGCGCGGGCAGTTGATCGATCAGATCTGGGGGATCGATTATGCTGTTGATGACCGGACGGTAGATGTGCATATTAAACGGCTGCGTGAACGGTTCGCGGCTACACCTGATTTTCGGATCGAAACCGTGCGCGGGCTTGGCTACCGGCTTGAGGCTCACGAATGA
- the uxaC gene encoding glucuronate isomerase, with protein sequence MKAFIHEDFLLQSEEARVLYHEYAEALPIIDYHCHLDPQAIAGNKRFGSITEVWLGGDHYKWRALRTFGVEEKYITGNASDEEKFAKWSEVLPYTVGNPLYHWSALELKAYFGVEEQLGPQNWRRIYDHCNTLIAQDGFTAQGLITRSNVKWICTTDDPADDLRYHGQIAGQTAFQTGVTPTFRPDKALQIDAEAFPDYVRSLEQAAGYAITSYALMERALLERIEYFDKHGCKISDHGFSHLPYAEAAPSVLEDIFSKRLSGGTLSRLESDQYQTALFLAMGRKYATCGWAMQLHIGAIRNPNSRRFRELGPDTGFDTIGDNSYADSLYKLLDGLERTGELPRTILYNLNAVQNDVLAAMAGSFQGGGIKGKIQFGSGWWYNDQKDGMIKQLTSLSNLGLLSCFVGMLTDSRSFLSYTRHDYFRRILCNLIGGWVASGDAPGDLAFLGSIVQDICYHNAERYFGFPLSEG encoded by the coding sequence ATGAAGGCTTTTATTCACGAGGATTTTCTGCTGCAGTCGGAAGAAGCGCGGGTGCTCTACCATGAGTATGCCGAAGCTTTGCCCATTATCGATTATCATTGCCACCTTGACCCGCAAGCGATCGCCGGGAACAAACGCTTTGGCAGCATCACCGAGGTGTGGCTGGGCGGGGACCACTATAAATGGCGGGCGCTGCGAACGTTCGGGGTCGAAGAGAAATATATCACCGGCAATGCTTCGGATGAAGAAAAATTCGCCAAATGGAGCGAGGTGCTGCCCTATACGGTTGGCAACCCGCTGTATCATTGGTCCGCGCTGGAGCTGAAAGCCTATTTTGGCGTGGAGGAGCAGCTTGGCCCCCAGAATTGGCGGCGGATTTATGACCACTGCAATACTCTGATTGCCCAGGACGGCTTCACAGCGCAAGGGCTGATTACCCGATCCAATGTGAAATGGATCTGCACCACGGATGATCCGGCCGATGATCTGCGCTACCATGGCCAAATTGCCGGGCAAACGGCGTTCCAAACCGGGGTTACTCCGACGTTCAGACCGGATAAGGCGCTGCAGATTGATGCAGAAGCTTTTCCGGATTATGTCCGCAGTCTGGAGCAGGCTGCCGGCTATGCGATAACTTCCTATGCACTTATGGAACGCGCCCTGCTGGAGCGGATTGAATATTTTGACAAGCACGGCTGCAAAATCTCCGACCACGGGTTCTCGCATCTTCCCTATGCGGAGGCGGCGCCTTCTGTGCTGGAAGACATTTTCAGCAAACGCCTGAGCGGGGGAACCTTGAGCCGTCTGGAATCCGACCAGTACCAGACCGCGTTGTTCCTGGCCATGGGCCGCAAATATGCTACCTGCGGCTGGGCCATGCAGCTTCATATCGGAGCGATCCGCAATCCGAATTCACGGAGGTTCCGCGAGCTGGGTCCGGATACCGGCTTTGATACCATCGGGGATAACAGCTATGCCGACAGCTTGTACAAGCTGCTTGACGGACTGGAGCGGACCGGCGAGCTCCCGAGAACGATCCTGTATAATCTGAATGCGGTGCAGAATGATGTGCTGGCTGCGATGGCGGGTTCTTTTCAGGGGGGCGGCATCAAGGGCAAAATCCAGTTCGGCTCCGGCTGGTGGTACAACGACCAGAAGGACGGGATGATCAAGCAATTAACGTCTTTGTCGAATCTGGGTCTGCTCAGCTGTTTTGTAGGGATGCTCACCGATTCGCGGTCCTTCCTGTCCTATACCCGGCATGATTATTTCCGGCGGATTCTGTGCAATCTGATCGGCGGCTGGGTCGCCAGCGGCGATGCGCCAGGGGATCTGGCTTTCCTGGGAAGTATCGTTCAGGACATTTGCTATCATAACGCCGAGCGGTATTTTGGGTTTCCTCTATCAGAGGGATGA
- a CDS encoding mannitol dehydrogenase family protein, with translation MLRLTRSSIQRDHAAWTAAGVELPQFDYEQVAKNTQQKPEWIHFGAGNIFRGFVANAHQKLLDSGKADTGIIAAETFDFEMIDKVYKPYDNLTLLVLMNARGDFQKRIVNSIVEGITADKSREADYRRLTEVFENPSLQMASFTITEKGYSLTGPNGKYLGIVEKDIEGGPEQPVHAMSIVASLAYKRYLKGAFPMTFVSMDNCSHNGDKLKNGVVTIAKEWVAKGLVEEGFVAYLENEQLIAFPLSMIDKITPRPSETVQAALLEQGIGDMDVIITSKNTYTAPFVNAEISEYLVIEDKFTNGRPLLEEAGIIFTDRDTVNNVETMKVTTCLNPLHTALAVSGCLLGYTLIADEMRDDTLRRFVEIIGYKEGLPVVVDPGILSPKQFLDEVLTERFANPFIPDTPQRIATDTSQKVGIRFGETIKSYIRREELDPAQLTAIPLAIAVWCRYLLGVNDEGESFTLSPDPLLETLQGHLQGVALGDRNASVRPILEDEQLFGVPLYEIGLGSKIESMFLEMLAGPGAVRRTLEKYLK, from the coding sequence ATGCTCCGCTTGACCAGAAGCAGTATCCAACGGGATCACGCGGCCTGGACCGCTGCGGGAGTAGAACTGCCGCAGTTCGATTATGAGCAGGTGGCGAAGAATACACAGCAGAAGCCGGAATGGATTCATTTCGGCGCGGGCAATATTTTCCGGGGATTTGTAGCCAATGCCCATCAGAAGCTGCTGGACAGCGGCAAGGCGGATACAGGAATCATTGCGGCGGAAACCTTTGATTTCGAGATGATCGACAAGGTCTACAAGCCGTATGACAATCTGACCCTGCTGGTACTGATGAATGCACGCGGCGATTTTCAGAAAAGGATCGTAAACAGCATTGTCGAGGGAATTACTGCAGACAAGAGCCGTGAAGCAGATTACCGCCGCCTGACAGAAGTGTTTGAGAACCCCAGCCTGCAAATGGCCAGCTTCACCATCACGGAGAAGGGCTACTCGCTGACAGGTCCTAACGGGAAATATCTTGGCATCGTGGAAAAGGATATCGAAGGCGGACCGGAGCAGCCGGTTCACGCCATGAGTATTGTGGCTTCTCTTGCATACAAGCGGTATTTAAAAGGCGCCTTCCCGATGACCTTCGTCAGCATGGACAACTGCTCCCATAACGGCGACAAGCTAAAGAACGGCGTCGTGACAATTGCCAAAGAGTGGGTGGCTAAAGGACTGGTTGAAGAAGGTTTCGTAGCCTACCTGGAGAATGAACAGCTGATAGCCTTCCCGCTGTCGATGATCGACAAGATCACACCGCGCCCTTCAGAGACCGTCCAAGCCGCGCTGCTGGAGCAGGGGATTGGCGATATGGATGTAATCATTACCTCCAAAAACACCTATACCGCCCCCTTCGTAAACGCAGAGATCAGCGAATACCTGGTGATCGAAGACAAATTCACGAACGGCCGTCCTTTGCTTGAGGAAGCGGGGATTATCTTCACGGACCGGGATACGGTCAACAATGTGGAGACCATGAAGGTGACGACCTGTCTCAACCCGCTGCATACGGCGCTTGCCGTATCAGGCTGCCTGCTTGGCTATACCCTGATTGCGGATGAGATGAGGGACGATACCCTGCGGAGATTCGTGGAGATTATCGGGTATAAGGAAGGTCTGCCTGTTGTCGTGGACCCCGGCATTCTCAGTCCAAAGCAGTTCCTGGATGAAGTGCTGACGGAGCGCTTCGCCAATCCGTTCATCCCGGATACGCCGCAGCGGATCGCCACCGACACCTCACAGAAGGTGGGCATCCGGTTCGGAGAAACCATTAAATCATATATCCGCCGGGAGGAGCTTGATCCGGCGCAGCTGACAGCGATCCCGCTGGCCATTGCGGTCTGGTGCCGCTATCTGCTTGGCGTGAACGATGAAGGAGAATCCTTCACGCTGAGTCCTGACCCGCTGCTGGAAACGCTGCAGGGACATCTGCAAGGGGTTGCCCTCGGCGACCGGAACGCCAGTGTGCGCCCGATTCTTGAAGATGAACAGCTCTTTGGGGTTCCGCTGTATGAGATTGGCCTCGGAAGCAAGATTGAGAGCATGTTCCTGGAAATGCTGGCAGGACCGGGAGCTGTGCGGAGAACCTTGGAGAAGTATCTGAAGTAG
- the uxuA gene encoding mannonate dehydratase, with product MNMTWRWYGEGNDNITLDHIRQIPGVMGIVWSLHEKVAGEVWEMERIQEVADQITSKGFSTAVVESVNVHDDIKIGLPTRDKYIDIYIDTIRKLAKVGVKVICYNFMPVFDWTRTELYKELPDGSNALFYEKAAITDNPREMVDRILKGAGQFTMPGWEPERLAKLDELFAAYVGVTEDKLFENLKYFLERIIPVCEEADIKMAIHPDDPAWPIFGLPRIIRSRDTIRRMLDAVDSPYNGLTFCTGSLGSNPENDLPAMIREFHDRIHFAHIRNVKVFENGDFIEVSHRGRDGSVDVAEVVKAYHENGYTGYVRPDHGRHLWGEEKNCRPGYGLYDRALGIMYLLGVWDSLDNVKEAK from the coding sequence ATGAACATGACGTGGAGATGGTACGGTGAAGGCAATGACAATATTACGCTTGACCATATCCGGCAGATTCCGGGGGTTATGGGTATTGTCTGGTCTTTGCATGAGAAGGTAGCCGGTGAAGTGTGGGAAATGGAACGGATCCAGGAAGTGGCGGATCAGATCACCAGCAAGGGCTTCAGCACAGCTGTGGTGGAGAGCGTCAACGTTCATGATGATATCAAAATCGGCTTGCCGACCCGTGATAAATATATCGATATTTATATCGACACCATCCGCAAACTGGCGAAGGTTGGCGTGAAGGTGATCTGCTACAATTTCATGCCGGTGTTCGACTGGACGCGTACGGAACTGTACAAGGAACTGCCGGACGGTTCGAATGCTCTCTTTTATGAAAAGGCTGCCATTACCGATAATCCGCGTGAAATGGTGGACCGGATATTGAAGGGAGCGGGACAGTTCACTATGCCGGGCTGGGAGCCGGAGCGCCTCGCGAAGCTGGATGAGCTGTTCGCAGCCTATGTCGGTGTGACTGAAGATAAGCTGTTCGAGAACCTCAAATATTTCCTGGAGCGCATCATTCCGGTCTGCGAGGAAGCGGATATCAAGATGGCCATTCATCCTGATGATCCGGCCTGGCCGATCTTTGGACTGCCGCGTATTATCCGCAGCCGCGATACGATCCGCCGTATGCTTGATGCCGTAGACAGCCCGTACAATGGCCTGACCTTCTGCACGGGATCGCTGGGTTCCAATCCGGAGAACGATCTGCCGGCGATGATCCGCGAGTTCCATGACCGTATTCATTTTGCCCATATCCGCAATGTGAAGGTGTTTGAGAACGGGGATTTCATTGAGGTTTCGCACCGCGGGCGTGACGGAAGTGTCGATGTGGCAGAGGTTGTGAAGGCATATCATGAGAACGGGTATACCGGTTATGTGCGGCCCGACCATGGACGCCATCTCTGGGGCGAAGAGAAAAACTGCCGTCCGGGCTACGGACTCTATGACAGAGCGCTCGGCATCATGTATTTGCTTGGCGTCTGGGACAGCCTGGACAATGTCAAGGAGGCGAAATAA
- a CDS encoding GntR family transcriptional regulator, with protein MSIKAEIMNTLKHEILTLALKPGTILSETALSERFQISRTPLRDVLKQLALESYTDIYPKKGNIVSYIDLESVEQITYLRSTLEKEILKDLSSQLLLTGVHELKDILERQKEAIGQNDIDSFLNLDDAFHRALYRLAGREFLWNLIQQSNVHYLRYRRLHMLKTEKLEGIWKEHQALLELMVHKETGKIGPLIHHHLREDIHSLDFQENFSEYLKK; from the coding sequence ATGTCAATCAAAGCTGAAATTATGAACACCTTGAAGCACGAAATCCTTACCTTGGCCTTGAAGCCCGGCACCATTCTGAGCGAAACTGCCTTGTCTGAACGCTTTCAGATTTCGCGGACACCGCTGCGTGATGTGCTGAAACAGCTGGCTCTGGAATCCTATACCGATATCTATCCGAAAAAAGGGAACATCGTATCCTATATTGATCTTGAATCCGTTGAACAAATCACATATCTGCGCAGCACACTGGAAAAAGAGATCCTTAAAGATCTCTCTTCACAGCTTTTGCTGACTGGCGTGCACGAGCTTAAGGACATTCTGGAGAGGCAAAAGGAAGCCATCGGGCAGAATGACATCGATTCCTTCCTCAATCTGGATGATGCGTTTCACCGGGCCTTGTACCGGCTTGCCGGGCGGGAATTTCTGTGGAATTTGATTCAGCAGTCCAATGTGCACTACCTCCGGTACCGCAGGCTGCATATGCTAAAGACCGAAAAACTGGAGGGAATCTGGAAAGAGCATCAAGCCCTGCTGGAGCTGATGGTGCATAAGGAAACCGGAAAGATCGGCCCGCTGATCCACCACCATCTCCGGGAAGATATTCATTCCCTGGACTTTCAGGAGAATTTCTCGGAGTATCTGAAGAAATAG
- a CDS encoding UTRA domain-containing protein, which translates to MICRDRLLKSIQAAHLADVATYLNIEEGYPLLSIRSTVSSPDGQKIHRSKQLILGDKFELIV; encoded by the coding sequence ATGATTTGTCGTGATCGATTATTGAAAAGCATACAGGCAGCCCACCTTGCTGATGTGGCCACCTATTTGAATATAGAGGAAGGTTATCCGCTGCTCAGCATCCGAAGCACGGTGTCCAGTCCGGACGGACAAAAAATCCACCGCTCCAAGCAGCTCATACTAGGAGATAAGTTCGAGTTGATTGTGTAA
- a CDS encoding LCP family protein gives MEERSKRRKAKRGKVRTRKTLLTLSAVLGTCLIVGAVYAGTLYYKAERALDRISASGSAPGETAGPASPVPTASAAAAAVDAEKESKPLTFLLAGVDNRSGSGGTLNTDVLMPVVYEPVSKKLSILSIPRDMKIASTEIGTHKANYYYAYYYAHNKDEDLSKTREFYGDILQMDFDHMILVNFEAFSSIVDELGGLDIDVPMNMRYVDNADGTNINLKKGRQHLSGKEVLDFVRYRKSNRGTPESSDFSRNERQQEVLNLILDKLDSVSGIAKWGNIIDILGDNIRTDIGKDQLRSWILNYPSMKPAASELITLESNWKSPYVYANKEDLLVKLQKLREPLALPALDTRKLLHDFGITE, from the coding sequence ATGGAGGAAAGAAGCAAGAGAAGGAAAGCCAAACGGGGAAAAGTCCGTACCCGAAAAACACTGCTCACCCTGTCCGCCGTGCTGGGCACTTGCCTGATTGTTGGCGCAGTCTATGCCGGAACGCTCTATTACAAGGCAGAACGGGCGCTTGATCGGATTTCAGCGTCAGGCTCTGCCCCTGGTGAGACAGCCGGACCAGCGTCACCCGTGCCTACAGCTTCTGCAGCCGCTGCGGCTGTAGATGCAGAAAAGGAGAGCAAACCGCTCACATTCCTGCTCGCTGGAGTCGACAACAGAAGCGGCAGCGGTGGAACGCTGAACACGGATGTGCTGATGCCGGTGGTTTATGAGCCTGTGAGCAAGAAGCTGTCGATCCTTTCCATACCCCGAGATATGAAGATCGCAAGCACTGAGATTGGTACACATAAAGCCAATTACTACTATGCTTATTATTATGCGCATAACAAGGATGAGGATTTAAGCAAGACGAGAGAGTTCTATGGCGATATTCTGCAGATGGATTTCGATCATATGATTCTGGTCAACTTCGAGGCGTTCAGCAGTATTGTGGATGAGCTTGGCGGGCTGGATATCGATGTGCCGATGAATATGCGGTATGTGGATAATGCGGACGGCACGAATATTAACTTAAAAAAAGGGCGGCAGCATTTAAGCGGCAAGGAAGTGCTGGATTTCGTCCGTTACCGTAAATCCAACCGCGGGACCCCCGAATCCTCCGATTTCTCGCGCAACGAACGGCAGCAGGAGGTTTTGAACCTCATCCTGGATAAGCTGGATTCCGTAAGCGGAATCGCCAAGTGGGGGAATATCATCGATATTCTGGGTGACAATATCCGCACGGATATCGGCAAGGATCAGCTGCGGAGCTGGATTCTGAATTATCCGTCGATGAAGCCTGCGGCAAGTGAGCTGATTACCCTGGAATCCAACTGGAAGAGTCCTTATGTCTATGCGAACAAGGAGGATTTGCTGGTCAAACTGCAGAAGCTGCGCGAACCGTTGGCCCTGCCCGCATTGGATACCCGGAAATTGCTCCATGATTTTGGGATTACTGAGTAG